The following proteins are co-located in the Larus michahellis chromosome 9, bLarMic1.1, whole genome shotgun sequence genome:
- the SYNM gene encoding synemin isoform X2, whose protein sequence is MQENCLKELQISGGCESIPDFINTSYNYTDIYSTYQERNRNKASPAIRITDTRHRMPVTNTSSSARYSAQSTRTGSQTTAGGRAFGRDVLGSIYHPSTTVTKDERIVTDHKELRTFTPAHSSWKNTEMQQKTIPERKKTEVTTSSSVSFSREAAHAERSDKDHKTDAKPGISENIRTKPSFTRFPTYELHTNFKPSKYEETITETQTTIKEKRGGSKPTEEKKSLPKDKLEKQTTEEKKKMDEKPLTEERSVDFGRKTEEKKYIRQEVFNQKLTGSDISNARTLKSESTKKDTGVTLESRGKEVIEIPISLEMPASDKEFQKNKEIRLQGFKTSMGRETDDHVTKPAEIHKVSISEAESNLKDEERISDRSHKTGTLSTENIAENIVADILKSFTQSSSSQISTDTKVTYFNKKEQPDDGKIKTEITVQSQVQENIDISDEADLGGLSKQDVRKVVRGGVEGALSKEEIEDIVHHGLKGKEGRKNVSVNVEIVEEPLDYATDERTDFSTPFEVEEVEDTFPERERRYGDEEEQNITFTYEDVKKKKQRHESFTHVEEVTEEDDSPIEQKYFVSVPDEHPIINEKDDDSVYGQIHIEEESTIKYSWQDEFLQGTQSKRDEGVSSPEETYQVVGEEASAHILKENPEAETSHVESIVIEKEIKIPHEFQTSIKGLLSKETKDPKHQLKEALEQLEGSLPESVKEELSALTKENQADSSSLEFDIKKVDQTEEGGLVTIVAEVNLSQTLNTDEFDVAQLGEVIASEKEKTTSHSLKKERLERAVDGKSNIEIDVSSRSDKYTPLADQEIYNSSTIRRSGGAAYHTSEKVIYDGSVLETADFGEVSHSPQSTDEIKSVRRIKVGPSEVQRFEQIIYEGPGSDTLELSATEDLVQTEGSSEFSRSVKHFKLGPKEIQTTEEVIYTGPITTTVEEIDSGNLSQKFSTDFNRSTRHVTVGSRQVTEEVSFEGPVSDSLELNSSGNLSQTEGSVDVSRSVKHFRLGPKEIHTEQVIFEGPVSGKVEVSDTRDFSQTESSVRHIQLGPQEFMTTEKIIYQGPVSEHTEISELEDQTLSEGSIKHVRLGQVEVKTTEQITYQGSLSETPELINKGGHLSENEGSSDINRSFRHVKISPVETHTEQIIFTRPISETLEDLSQTEESSESSRSVKHIKVGSKETSFTFQMDVSKMGGISTVKSGEQQATMLMSNKQDHSANQSQIVVESDQIVENENRRGYVLSSFSQDHGEEVVQKSFFDQTVQLQRMVDQRSVISDEKKVALLYLDHEEEDDDDNDGQWF, encoded by the exons ATGCAGGAAAATTGCCTCAAG GAGCTGCAAATCTCTGGAGGCTGTGAGAGTATACCAG ATTTTATAAACACTTCATATAACTATACTGATATTTACTCTACTTatcaagaaagaaatagaaataaagcTTCACCAGCTATCAGGATCACTGATACAAGACATAGAATGCCGGTGACAAATACTAGCAGTTCTGCACGTTACTCAGCTCAATCAACTCGTACTGGATCACAGACAACAGCTGGTGGGAGAGCTTTTGGAAGAGATGTACTTGGTTCAATATATCACCCTTCGACGACTGTTACAAAGGATGAAAGGATTGTGACAGACCACAAAGAATTAAGAACATTTACTCCAGCCCACAGTagctggaaaaatactgaaatgcagcaaaagacaattccagaaagaaagaaaacggaAGTTACAACTTCATCCTCAGTATCTTTTTCAAGAGAAGCAGCACATGCTGAAAGATCAGACAAGGATCACAAGACTGATGCGAAGCCAGGGATTTCTGAAAATATAAGAACAAAACCAAGCTTCACTAGGTTTCCAACTTACGAGCTGCATACCAATTTCAAACCATCTAAATATGAAGAAACCATAACTGAAACTCAGaccacaataaaagaaaaaagaggaggcagcaaaccaactgaagagaaaaaatctCTGCCAAAAGATAAACTAGAGAAACaaacaacggaggagaaaaagaaaatggatgagAAACCTTTAACAGAAGAAAGAAGTGTTGATTTTGGAAGGAAGACTGAGGAGAAAAAGTATATCCGGCAGGAAGTCTTTAATCAGAAGTTAACAGGGAGTGATATTTCTAATGCAAGAACTTTGAAAAGTGAATCAACCAAAAAAGATACAGGTGTGACCTTGGAATCAAGAGGCAAAGAAGTCATTGAGATACCTATCAGTCTTGAAATGCCTGCTTCTgacaaagaatttcagaaaaataaagaaataaggtTACAAGGTTTTAAAACTTCCATGGGAAGAGAAACAGATGACCATGTAACTAAGCCTGCTGAAATTCACAAAGTGAGTATTTCAGAAGCAGAATCCAACCTGAAAGATGAAGAGAGAATTAGTGACAGAAGTCATAAAACGGGAACTCTGTCAACTGAAAACATAGCAGAGAACATTGTTGCTGACATTCTTAAAAGTTTTACACAGTCTTCTAGTTCACAAATATCAACAGACACAAAAGTGACCTATTTTAATAAGAAAGAACAACCAGATGATGGGAAAATAAAGACTGAGATCACAGTGCAATCTCAAGTTCAAGAAAACATAGATATTTCTGATGAAGCTGACCTAGGAGGTCTATCAAAGCAGGATGTTAGAAAAGTGGTTCGAGGAGGTGTTGAGGGAGCTCTTTCCAAAGAAGAGATAGAAGACATAGTACATCAtggcctgaaaggaaaagaggGCAGAAAGAACGTGTCTGTTAATGTTGAGATTGTAGAGGAGCCACTAGATTATGCCACTGATGAAAGGACCGATTTTTCAACACCTTTTGAAGTAGAAGAAGTGGAAGATACGTTCCCTGAGAGAGAGAGGCGTTACGGTGATGAAGAGGAACAAAACATAACGTTCACATATGAAGATGTTAAAAAGAAGAAGCAACGCCATGAGAGTTTCACTCATGTGGAAGAAGTAACTGAGGAAGATGACTCACCtattgaacaaaaatattttgtatctgTTCCTGATGAGCATCCTATTATTAATGAAAAAGATGATGACTCAGTATATGGGCAAATTCATATAGAAGAAGAATCAACTATTAAATATTCTTGGCAAGATGAATTTTTGCAAGGCACACAAAGTAAGAGAGATGAAGGTGTAAGCTCTCCAGAAGAAACGTATCAAGTGGTAGGGGAGGAAGCAAGtgcacatattttaaaagagaatccTGAAGCTGAAACATCCCATGTTGAATCCATTGttattgaaaaagaaattaaaatacccCATGAATTTCAGACTTCAATTAAAGGGCTTTTATCAAAGGAAACGAAGGACCCTAAACATCAATTGAAGGAAGCTTTGGAGCAGTTGGAGGGCAGTCTCCCAGAAAGCGTGAAAGAGGAGCTGTCTGcattaacaaaagaaaatcaagctGACTCTAGTAGCTTAGAATTTGATATCAAAAAAGTTGATCAAACGGAGGAGGGTGGCTTGGTGACAATTGTTGCTGAAGTCAATCTGTCACAGACCCTTAATACTGATGAATTTGATGTAGCTCAGCTTGGTGAAGTAATTGCAAGTGAGAAGGAGAAGACAACATCACACTCTCTGAAAAAAGAGAGATTGGAGAGAGCTGTTGATGGTAAAAGCAATATAGAAATAGATGTTTCTTCCCGCAGTGATAAGTACACTCCTTTGGCTGATCAAGAAATCTATAACTCATCCACAATAAGGAGGAGTGGTGGCGCAGCGTATCATACCAGTGAAAAAGTTATTTATGATGGTTCAGTTTTGGAAACTGCAGATTTTGGAGAAGTCTCTCACTCACCACAATCAACTGATGAGATCAAATCCGTAAGGCGTATTAAGGTTGGTCCATCAGAAGTTCAGAGATTTGAGCAGATCATATATGAAGGTCCTGGTTCTGACACACTGGAGCTCAGTGCTACAGAAGATCTTGTTCAGACGGAAGGATCGTCAGAGTTTAGCCGatctgtgaagcattttaaaCTGGGTCCTAAAGAAATCCAAACCACAGAAGAAGTAATTTATACAGGCCCTATTACTACCACCGTAGAAGAGATTGATTCTGGAAATCTTTCCCAGAAGTTTTCAACTGACTTCAATAGGTCCACAAGACATGTCACAGTAGGATCAAGGCAAGTAACTGAAGAAGTCTCTTTTGAAGGGCCTGTTTCAGACTCTCTGGAGCTCAATAGCTCAGGTAACCTTTCTCAGACAGAAGGGTCTGTGGATGTCAGCAGATCAGTAAAGCACTTTAGATTAGGTCCAAAAGAGATTCATACTGAACAAGTTATCTTTGAAGGACCAGTCTCTGGTAAAGTGGAGGTCAGTGACACTAGAGACTTTTCACAGACAGAAAGTTCAGTCCGACACATTCAGTTGGGTCCCCAAGAGTTTATGACAACTGAAAAAATCATCTACCAGGGGCCTGTCTCTGAGCACACAGAAATCAGTGAACTGGAAGACCAGACTCTTTCAGAAGGCTCAATAAAGCATGTTAGACTAGGTCAAGTGGAAGTTAAAACCACTGAACAAATCACGTATCAAGGCTCCCTTTCTGAAACTCCAGAGCTCATTAATAAAGGAGGACATCTTTCAGAGAATGAAGGAAGCTCAGATATCAATAGATCTTTCAGACACGTTAAAATAAGTCCTGTAGAAACTCATACCGAGCAAATAATCTTTACAAGACCTATTTCTGAAACACTAGAAGATCTTTCACAAACAGAAGAATCATCTGAGAGCAGCAGGTCTGTAAAGCATATTAAAGTAGGATCCAAGGAAACATCTTTTACTTTTCAAATGGATGTTTCAAAGATGGGTGGAATATCCACAGTAAAAAGTGGAGAACAGCAAGCAACAATGCTCATGTCCAATAAGCAAGACCATTCTGCTAATCAATCACAGATTGTGGTTGAAAGTGACCAGATtgtagaaaatgaaaatagaagagGCTATGTTCTCTCCAGTTTTTCTCAAGATCATGGTGAAGAGGTAGTGCAAAAGTCATTTTTTGATCAAACTGTACAGTTGCAAAGAATGGTAGACCAAAGATCAGTTATTTCTGATGAAAAGAAAGTCGCTCTTCTCTATCTGGACCatgaggaggaagatgatgatgataatgatggACAGTGGTTCTGA